In Limosilactobacillus sp. WILCCON 0051, a single window of DNA contains:
- a CDS encoding HD domain-containing protein, translated as MAKLIAQYQDGEEMQLFALIKEAAAKTTSAGKPYLALTLADASGEIGGMRWDAAPKDIAELQAGKVVSVKGQRETYRDRPQIKIETIRLASDDEPHDPLLFVPRAPETTAQLKAGFREFFDLIDEPVWKKIAGHLFSKHGDKLFSYPAAKSNHHAFVGGLAFHTLSILRLARAVEAQYPGINAALLYTGAMLHDLGKTIELSGPIATQYTVMGNLIGHISLLDGEIVQACDELGLDPEAPKVILLRHMILSHHGLLEYGSPARPQLLEAEILHHLDELDASIMTIQTALKQTAPGEYTDRLFSLDNRRFYRPTNEETLKKS; from the coding sequence ATGGCCAAATTGATTGCTCAATACCAAGATGGCGAGGAAATGCAGCTTTTTGCCCTGATCAAAGAGGCAGCGGCTAAGACTACCAGTGCCGGCAAGCCTTACCTGGCACTGACTTTGGCTGATGCTTCCGGTGAGATTGGCGGAATGCGCTGGGATGCAGCACCAAAAGACATTGCCGAACTGCAGGCTGGCAAAGTCGTCAGCGTTAAAGGACAGCGTGAAACGTATCGCGACCGGCCCCAGATCAAGATTGAAACAATTCGCTTGGCCAGTGACGATGAGCCGCATGACCCGCTGTTGTTCGTTCCGCGGGCTCCAGAAACGACGGCTCAGTTAAAAGCGGGTTTTCGCGAGTTTTTTGATCTGATCGATGAACCGGTTTGGAAAAAGATTGCCGGGCATCTGTTTAGCAAGCATGGCGATAAACTATTCTCTTATCCAGCAGCCAAGAGCAACCATCATGCTTTTGTGGGCGGCTTGGCCTTTCACACGCTGTCGATTCTGCGGCTGGCGCGCGCGGTTGAGGCTCAGTATCCGGGAATCAATGCCGCCTTGCTTTATACTGGGGCAATGCTGCATGATCTGGGCAAGACCATTGAGCTAAGCGGACCGATCGCGACCCAATATACCGTGATGGGGAATCTGATTGGGCATATCTCGCTTTTGGACGGCGAAATCGTGCAGGCCTGTGATGAGCTGGGCCTTGATCCCGAGGCACCCAAGGTAATTCTGCTGCGGCATATGATTCTTTCTCACCATGGTCTGCTGGAATATGGCTCACCGGCGCGGCCTCAGCTTTTAGAAGCCGAGATTCTGCATCATCTAGATGAGCTGGATGCCTCAATCATGACGATTCAGACGGCCTTGAAGCAAACTGCGCCTGGCGAGTATACGGATCGTTTATTCAGCTTGGATAATCGCCGCTTTTATCGGCCGACCAATGAAGAAACTTTGAAGAAAAGCTAA
- a CDS encoding YlbF family regulator, with the protein MVVNIYDTANEMERQMRETQEFQALKEAFAELKKDEDAFGTFQKFQEKQMQAQQKQMQGVQLTEEEIKEVQDLAKEVGQKDAIKNLMVKERQLDDMIQQISKTITAPIAELYREAMPEQNGGAEK; encoded by the coding sequence ATGGTTGTCAATATCTACGACACGGCAAACGAAATGGAGCGCCAGATGCGGGAAACGCAGGAATTCCAAGCATTGAAGGAAGCTTTTGCAGAACTTAAAAAGGATGAGGATGCATTTGGTACTTTCCAAAAATTCCAAGAAAAGCAGATGCAGGCTCAACAAAAGCAAATGCAAGGCGTTCAGCTGACGGAAGAAGAAATCAAGGAAGTTCAAGACCTGGCTAAAGAAGTTGGTCAAAAAGACGCCATTAAAAATCTGATGGTTAAAGAACGCCAGCTTGACGACATGATTCAACAGATCAGCAAGACGATTACGGCACCAATTGCGGAACTGTATCGTGAAGCTATGCCGGAACAAAACGGCGGCGCGGAAAAATAG
- a CDS encoding PBP1A family penicillin-binding protein has product MKQPTSDWKVRFKAWLGKTWHAFWTRFKYLWHRFQLTRWIIVVLMSLFLVISIYLTFVAKTANVKDLERRLEQPTMIYDSKGKSAGSLYSQKGTYVKLSKISANVPDAVLSTEDRRFYQEHGFSVRGLGRAALLLVKNKLLGRDYISGGGSTLTQQLVKNAFLSQEQTFSRKAKEIFIAIEVENQYSKKQILTMYLNNAYFGNGVWGVQDAAKRYFNEDASELTVPQAATLAGMLTSPGIYDPVKHPAATKSRRNVVLQLMVENKKLTQSQADAYKKTPLTITNGYTSPDTYKYPYYFDAVISEAVNTYHLSEKDIMNNGYKIYTTLNQNQQKAMQDTYDDDSNFPDSSTGSTMVQSASIAMDPKTGGVTAVVGGRGKHVFRGYNRATQMRRQPGSTIKPIVVYTPALEKGYFYDSTLQDKKTSYGSNHYTPKNYDNTYSGSVPMYKALYESLNAPAVWLLNKIGVNAGYQMAEKFGLPVEKSDKNLALALGGMSNGVSPQQMARAYSVFANGGKLPTAHYIVKIEDANGKVIKRYQAKPAKQIISKKISNEMTSMLLGVFKHGTGVSAKPDGYELAGKTGTTDSGIGDGDRDKWIVGYTPDIVVATWEGYDSTTESQQLADVTSKNISVLYKAEMSAILPETAGTQFTVKDAQAKATAKQNKTSSSWWSNFTNNLNDSGSTLKQKASDWWSSLQSMFQ; this is encoded by the coding sequence ATGAAACAACCAACATCTGATTGGAAAGTACGTTTTAAAGCTTGGCTGGGCAAGACCTGGCATGCTTTTTGGACGCGGTTTAAATATTTATGGCATCGTTTTCAGCTGACGCGCTGGATTATCGTTGTCCTAATGTCGCTGTTTTTGGTGATCAGCATCTATTTGACGTTTGTTGCCAAGACAGCCAATGTCAAGGATCTGGAGCGCCGATTGGAACAGCCGACCATGATCTACGACAGCAAGGGCAAGTCGGCCGGCAGTCTTTATTCGCAAAAGGGAACCTACGTCAAGCTTAGCAAGATCTCTGCAAACGTACCTGACGCAGTGCTGTCAACTGAGGATCGTCGCTTTTATCAAGAGCACGGCTTCTCGGTTCGCGGCTTGGGACGGGCGGCACTGCTGCTGGTCAAAAACAAGCTGTTGGGTCGCGACTATATTTCGGGCGGGGGTTCGACTTTGACCCAGCAATTGGTAAAAAATGCCTTTTTGAGTCAGGAACAGACCTTTTCGCGGAAAGCCAAGGAAATTTTTATTGCGATTGAAGTTGAGAATCAATACTCCAAAAAACAGATTCTCACTATGTATCTCAATAATGCCTACTTTGGCAATGGCGTCTGGGGCGTGCAGGACGCGGCCAAGCGTTATTTTAACGAAGACGCCAGCGAGTTAACGGTTCCCCAGGCGGCCACGCTAGCGGGGATGCTGACCTCGCCAGGAATTTATGATCCCGTCAAGCACCCGGCTGCCACCAAGTCGCGACGGAACGTGGTCTTGCAGCTGATGGTCGAAAACAAGAAATTGACCCAGTCGCAGGCTGATGCCTATAAAAAGACACCGCTGACGATTACCAATGGCTATACCAGTCCTGACACCTATAAGTATCCATACTACTTTGACGCCGTAATCAGCGAGGCCGTCAATACTTACCATCTGTCAGAAAAAGACATTATGAACAATGGCTACAAGATCTACACGACGCTGAACCAAAATCAGCAAAAGGCCATGCAGGATACCTACGATGACGACAGCAACTTCCCAGACAGCTCCACCGGCTCAACGATGGTTCAATCAGCCTCAATTGCCATGGATCCCAAGACTGGCGGAGTAACGGCAGTCGTCGGCGGTCGCGGCAAGCACGTCTTTAGAGGCTACAACCGAGCAACCCAAATGCGGCGGCAGCCTGGATCAACCATTAAGCCGATCGTCGTCTACACACCAGCACTGGAAAAAGGATATTTCTATGACTCAACGCTGCAGGACAAAAAGACGTCTTATGGCAGCAATCACTATACGCCGAAAAACTATGACAACACGTACAGCGGCAGCGTGCCAATGTACAAGGCGCTGTATGAGAGTCTTAATGCTCCAGCAGTCTGGCTTTTGAACAAGATTGGCGTCAATGCCGGCTACCAGATGGCTGAGAAGTTTGGACTGCCGGTTGAAAAGAGCGACAAGAACCTGGCTTTGGCGCTGGGCGGGATGTCAAACGGCGTGTCGCCTCAGCAGATGGCTCGTGCCTACTCGGTCTTTGCCAATGGCGGCAAATTGCCAACCGCGCACTATATCGTCAAGATCGAGGATGCAAACGGCAAGGTGATCAAGCGTTATCAAGCCAAACCTGCTAAGCAGATCATCTCTAAAAAGATCAGCAATGAGATGACCAGCATGCTGTTGGGCGTCTTCAAGCATGGAACCGGGGTATCGGCAAAACCAGACGGCTATGAGCTGGCCGGCAAGACTGGGACGACCGATTCGGGAATTGGCGATGGTGATCGCGACAAATGGATCGTCGGCTACACGCCAGACATTGTCGTTGCAACCTGGGAAGGCTATGACAGTACGACTGAGTCTCAGCAGCTGGCTGACGTTACCAGCAAAAACATCAGCGTGCTCTACAAGGCTGAAATGAGCGCGATTCTGCCAGAAACGGCTGGTACGCAGTTTACGGTCAAGGATGCGCAGGCCAAGGCTACGGCTAAGCAAAATAAGACCAGCAGCAGTTGGTGGAGCAATTTTACCAACAACCTAAACGACAGCGGCAGCACGCTCAAGCAAAAGGCCAGCGACTGGTGGAGCTCTTTGCAGTCAATGTTTCAGTAG
- the argS gene encoding arginine--tRNA ligase, whose product MDEKTQVATALQTALPDMSIEDIKNKLERPKTSKNGDYAFPTFFLAKELHKAPQMIAGELVEKIDQTGFEKVVAAGPYINFFLDKANVGAGILKEILADPEHYGDLDLGHQANVTIDMSSPNIAKPMSMGHLRSTVIGNAIANIMKKVNYNPIKIDHLGDWGTQFGKLMAAYEMWGDEEAVKADPINTLQKYYVKINTEADEHPEYAEAGREWFRKLEDGDEEAVRLWKWFRAESLKRFMKVYDMLDVQFDSYNGEAFYNDKMDEILQLLNDKHLLQKSRGAGIVDLSKYDLNPAMVQKSDGSTLYMTRDLATALFRKRMYGFEQSLYVVGAEQSYYFQQLKATLATMGFTWSKQIHHIPFGLMTLNGKKMSTRKGNVVQLEEVLDESIKLARQQIAEKNPDLANADQVAQEVGVGAIVFHDLKNERTNSINFKLEDAVKFEGETGPYVQYAHARAESLLRKAGNPDLAGADLKLNDEESWNIIKLLGQYQETIKRAAVKYDPSLIGKYALSLAKAFNQYYAHTRILVDDDQKLARLALVQAVSDVLKSALALLGVKAPDEM is encoded by the coding sequence ATGGACGAAAAGACACAGGTTGCTACGGCGCTGCAGACTGCACTGCCAGACATGAGCATTGAGGACATCAAGAACAAGCTGGAACGGCCAAAAACCAGCAAGAACGGGGACTACGCTTTCCCAACCTTCTTTTTGGCTAAGGAGCTGCACAAGGCGCCACAGATGATTGCCGGTGAACTGGTTGAAAAAATCGACCAAACTGGTTTTGAAAAAGTCGTTGCGGCTGGTCCATACATCAACTTCTTCTTGGACAAGGCCAATGTTGGTGCAGGGATCTTAAAGGAAATCTTGGCTGACCCAGAGCACTACGGCGACTTGGATCTTGGTCACCAAGCCAACGTTACGATCGACATGTCCTCACCAAACATCGCCAAGCCAATGAGTATGGGTCACCTGCGTTCGACGGTTATCGGTAACGCAATTGCCAACATCATGAAGAAGGTCAACTACAACCCAATCAAGATTGACCACCTTGGCGACTGGGGGACCCAATTTGGTAAGCTGATGGCCGCCTACGAAATGTGGGGCGATGAAGAAGCTGTCAAGGCTGACCCAATCAACACGCTGCAAAAATACTACGTTAAGATCAACACGGAAGCCGACGAACATCCCGAATATGCCGAAGCTGGTCGTGAATGGTTCCGGAAGCTGGAAGATGGCGATGAAGAAGCCGTTCGTCTGTGGAAGTGGTTCCGGGCTGAATCCTTGAAGCGTTTCATGAAGGTTTACGACATGCTGGACGTTCAATTCGACTCCTACAATGGTGAAGCCTTCTACAACGACAAGATGGATGAAATCCTGCAGCTGCTTAACGACAAGCACCTGCTGCAAAAGAGTCGTGGTGCCGGTATCGTTGACCTGTCCAAGTACGACTTGAATCCAGCCATGGTTCAAAAGTCAGATGGTTCAACGCTGTACATGACGCGTGACCTGGCTACGGCTCTGTTCAGAAAGCGGATGTACGGCTTTGAACAGTCGCTTTACGTTGTTGGTGCCGAACAAAGCTACTACTTCCAACAATTAAAGGCTACGCTGGCTACGATGGGCTTTACCTGGTCTAAGCAGATTCACCATATTCCATTTGGTCTGATGACGCTGAATGGTAAGAAGATGTCAACGCGGAAGGGTAATGTCGTTCAACTGGAAGAAGTGCTGGACGAATCCATCAAGCTGGCTCGTCAACAAATTGCCGAAAAGAACCCTGACTTGGCAAATGCCGATCAAGTTGCTCAAGAAGTCGGCGTCGGCGCAATCGTCTTCCATGATTTGAAGAACGAACGGACCAACTCAATCAACTTCAAGCTGGAAGATGCCGTTAAGTTTGAAGGTGAAACCGGTCCTTACGTTCAATATGCGCATGCTCGGGCTGAGAGTCTGCTGCGCAAGGCGGGCAACCCAGATCTTGCTGGGGCCGATTTGAAGCTTAATGACGAAGAATCTTGGAACATCATCAAGCTTTTGGGACAATACCAAGAAACGATCAAGCGGGCTGCCGTTAAGTACGACCCATCCCTGATCGGCAAGTACGCTCTGTCACTGGCCAAAGCCTTCAACCAATACTACGCTCATACGCGGATCCTGGTTGACGACGACCAAAAACTGGCGCGGCTGGCACTGGTTCAAGCGGTCAGCGACGTTTTGAAGTCTGCTCTGGCACTGCTGGGCGTTAAGGCTCCAGACGAAATGTAG
- a CDS encoding M48 family metallopeptidase encodes MLFEQIARNRRHTIWLLIFMAIIVLAVGLVFAWAFGTDWMWIFWLVGFGYLSWFYWHSATVLMKINGGWQIDEKSAPRLYELVTELCLASGLPLPRIYLLPIDCPNAFATGCDPEHASLAVTSGLLEMMNDEELRGVLGHELAHIKNYDIRVTTIAMSLLELVRYSGWGLLIAGLGLMSVKTRAGIIKLIFWMIGASLAVVGGLIAIVGIPLAKIAFFAISREREYLADAGSVEITRDPSGLISALEKLKNDDHQMPTDDAATNAICFNAMQGNWLMKLFDTHPPLEKRIARLKDSAS; translated from the coding sequence ATGCTGTTTGAACAGATTGCTCGTAATCGCCGACATACGATTTGGCTGCTGATTTTTATGGCAATTATCGTTTTGGCAGTTGGCTTAGTGTTTGCCTGGGCATTTGGTACTGATTGGATGTGGATCTTTTGGCTGGTTGGTTTTGGTTATCTGTCTTGGTTTTACTGGCATTCGGCGACGGTTTTGATGAAAATCAATGGTGGTTGGCAGATCGATGAAAAGTCTGCCCCGCGTCTTTATGAGCTGGTGACGGAACTTTGCTTGGCCAGTGGATTGCCGCTGCCCAGAATCTATCTATTGCCGATCGATTGTCCCAATGCGTTTGCGACCGGCTGTGACCCTGAACATGCCAGTTTAGCGGTAACCAGCGGATTGCTTGAAATGATGAATGACGAAGAACTGCGCGGTGTTTTGGGACATGAGCTGGCGCATATCAAAAACTATGATATCCGAGTTACCACGATTGCGATGTCGCTGCTTGAGCTGGTTCGCTATTCGGGATGGGGGCTGCTGATTGCTGGTCTGGGATTGATGAGCGTCAAAACCAGGGCTGGGATCATCAAGCTGATTTTTTGGATGATCGGGGCCAGTCTGGCAGTGGTTGGCGGTTTGATTGCCATTGTCGGGATTCCATTGGCCAAGATCGCGTTTTTTGCCATCTCAAGAGAGCGTGAATATCTGGCTGATGCCGGGTCAGTAGAAATAACGCGTGATCCTAGTGGCTTGATCAGTGCACTTGAGAAATTGAAAAATGATGATCACCAGATGCCAACTGACGATGCGGCCACCAATGCCATCTGCTTTAATGCCATGCAAGGCAATTGGCTGATGAAGCTGTTTGATACGCACCCGCCATTGGAAAAACGGATCGCACGACTGAAAGATTCGGCATCTTAA
- a CDS encoding transposase — MTDTIQTVVYELHPNKTMKQVLDEAIDYRRYCWNQALEIWNELYLAHKIYDKILWTKFIPKQNKKTGKITVKHIDVHLNPAPNWKMVRDIMVHDKADWQYQRSAHLLGLAVKDLGNAWQNFFDKAQPDWGKPHFHSRREPRQGFKSDQSKIVDGLLRLERPQKSLVPSEEWRDFKLSEQPLSDKIGIVSYFREKGRYYAAVPFKVATKKALPKTGKNTSVDVNVGHFNYTEGQQNVLPKKLERIYEKIKHYQRQLAHKRVVTGSTQSNNYLKTRTKLQACYRKAFNIQNDLMHKFTTKLVNNYDQIVIENLSVKGMLMSHVASKGVHRSMFGRFKQMLTYKCKWYDRKLILADKLYPSTQRCAVCGTIKRGDERITLYGNKKYGTKHNEFVCYNKKCPNYNLVVDRDTNAMLNLLALIEHPKLNKAL, encoded by the coding sequence ATGACTGATACAATCCAAACGGTGGTTTACGAACTGCATCCGAATAAGACTATGAAACAGGTTTTGGATGAGGCTATTGATTATCGTCGTTATTGTTGGAACCAAGCCTTAGAAATATGGAATGAGTTGTATCTTGCTCATAAGATTTACGACAAAATTCTATGGACTAAATTTATTCCCAAACAAAATAAAAAGACGGGAAAAATCACGGTAAAACATATCGACGTTCATCTAAATCCTGCTCCAAATTGGAAGATGGTTCGTGACATTATGGTACACGACAAAGCGGATTGGCAATATCAGCGCTCTGCCCACCTGCTTGGCCTTGCCGTTAAGGACTTGGGCAATGCTTGGCAGAATTTTTTTGACAAGGCACAGCCTGATTGGGGAAAGCCGCATTTTCATTCCCGTCGAGAACCACGCCAGGGCTTTAAAAGCGATCAAAGCAAGATTGTAGACGGTTTACTGCGTCTGGAACGTCCTCAGAAAAGTCTTGTTCCAAGTGAAGAATGGCGAGACTTTAAATTAAGTGAGCAACCTTTGTCCGATAAAATCGGCATAGTCAGCTATTTCCGTGAAAAAGGCCGTTACTATGCAGCTGTACCGTTTAAAGTCGCCACTAAAAAAGCATTACCCAAAACTGGTAAGAATACGTCAGTTGATGTTAATGTCGGTCATTTCAACTATACGGAGGGTCAACAAAACGTTCTTCCAAAAAAGTTGGAACGCATTTACGAAAAAATCAAACATTATCAACGTCAATTAGCACATAAACGGGTTGTTACTGGCAGTACGCAAAGCAATAACTATTTGAAGACGAGAACCAAGCTTCAAGCATGCTATCGCAAAGCGTTCAATATCCAGAATGACCTTATGCACAAATTTACGACCAAATTGGTTAATAATTATGATCAAATCGTAATTGAAAACCTGTCTGTCAAAGGCATGCTAATGAGCCATGTAGCTTCTAAGGGAGTGCATCGTTCCATGTTTGGCAGGTTTAAGCAAATGTTGACTTACAAGTGCAAATGGTATGATCGCAAACTGATTCTAGCTGATAAACTATATCCATCTACTCAGCGCTGTGCGGTCTGCGGCACCATTAAGCGAGGCGATGAACGCATTACGCTGTATGGCAACAAGAAATATGGCACCAAACATAATGAGTTTGTTTGCTATAACAAAAAATGTCCCAACTATAACTTAGTTGTAGATCGGGACACCAATGCGATGCTTAATCTTTTAGCACTGATTGAGCATCCAAAATTGAATAAGGCACTATAA
- a CDS encoding IS607 family transposase: MYKVSQAAELLGVSVSTMQRWDREGRIKAYRNAANRRYYTQEQLNKYLGISEKDRKNIAYARVSSAGQKRDLVDQMDFLIQYCNAKGIIIDEHITDIGSGLNYKRPKWNKLLQEVEDRKVDKIYVTYKDRFVRFGFDWFADFCKRHGAEIIVVNNPKTSPDKELVDDLTSIIHMFSSRLYGLRRYKKQIETDPSLKDGDKND, encoded by the coding sequence ATTTATAAGGTTAGCCAAGCTGCCGAACTGCTTGGTGTTTCAGTTTCAACAATGCAGCGCTGGGATCGAGAGGGGCGCATCAAGGCTTATCGAAATGCTGCCAATCGGCGTTACTACACTCAAGAACAGTTGAATAAGTATCTAGGGATCAGTGAGAAAGACCGTAAAAACATTGCTTATGCGCGAGTATCATCAGCGGGGCAAAAACGTGATCTAGTGGATCAAATGGATTTCTTGATTCAATATTGCAATGCTAAGGGCATTATTATTGATGAGCATATTACAGATATTGGCAGTGGGCTCAATTACAAACGACCTAAGTGGAATAAGCTGTTACAAGAAGTTGAAGATCGCAAGGTTGATAAAATTTATGTGACTTATAAGGATCGCTTTGTCCGCTTTGGCTTTGATTGGTTCGCTGACTTTTGCAAGCGTCATGGTGCAGAGATCATCGTGGTTAATAATCCTAAAACCAGCCCCGATAAGGAATTGGTTGACGATCTGACCAGTATTATCCATATGTTTTCCAGTCGCTTATACGGCTTACGTCGCTATAAAAAACAGATTGAGACGGATCCTAGCTTGAAAGACGGTGATAAGAATGACTGA
- the folP gene encoding dihydropteroate synthase — protein MKIVENTNVANLSPLASAIYDKLAHNQQMLFLTWECEDDELTNQVAHFLNHFDAAIAHLKGKVEFMLPLTAFHLMAHRATSKWPADEELCRSLAKIAANHTVYWRAGRFDFNVSAKPIIYGIMNITPDSFYDGGRYNTPEAMREHIRQMVAAGADVIEVNGQTTKPGGFKEVSPEEELARIVPGIKMLQEEFPNVAIAVDTYKLPVMEKVLEMGVDIINDVQAFDDQRKLLLLKNSRAGLVTMHSSRDREYGNLTVEMKHFFEHNLAKISEAGINLDRVIIDEGIGYSKVADGEQDYAMMRNIDEFRYLNRPIMVAISRKGFGKKLFNLPKDERLPVTLIAETYMYLHGGRVLRVHDIEETRQLVKMIDTITAGYWQRG, from the coding sequence ATGAAAATTGTTGAAAATACAAACGTTGCTAACCTGTCTCCACTGGCCTCAGCAATTTATGACAAGCTGGCTCATAATCAGCAGATGCTTTTTTTAACCTGGGAATGCGAAGATGATGAACTGACCAATCAAGTTGCCCATTTTTTGAATCATTTTGATGCTGCCATTGCGCATTTAAAAGGCAAGGTTGAGTTCATGCTGCCACTGACGGCCTTTCATTTAATGGCTCACCGTGCAACCAGTAAATGGCCGGCTGATGAGGAGCTGTGCCGCTCGCTGGCTAAGATTGCGGCTAATCATACTGTATATTGGCGCGCGGGCCGGTTTGACTTTAACGTTTCGGCTAAGCCAATTATTTATGGCATTATGAATATTACGCCCGATTCGTTTTATGATGGCGGACGCTACAATACTCCAGAAGCCATGCGTGAACATATTCGCCAAATGGTTGCGGCAGGTGCCGATGTGATCGAGGTTAACGGTCAAACCACCAAGCCGGGGGGATTTAAAGAAGTCTCGCCAGAAGAGGAATTGGCGCGGATCGTTCCTGGAATCAAAATGCTGCAGGAAGAGTTCCCCAATGTAGCCATTGCCGTTGATACCTATAAGCTGCCCGTGATGGAAAAGGTTCTGGAAATGGGCGTCGATATCATCAACGACGTGCAGGCCTTTGACGATCAGCGGAAACTGCTGCTGTTAAAGAACAGTCGCGCTGGTTTGGTAACGATGCACAGCAGCCGGGACCGCGAGTATGGCAATCTGACCGTTGAAATGAAGCACTTCTTTGAGCATAACCTGGCTAAGATCTCAGAAGCCGGCATTAACCTGGATCGGGTAATTATTGATGAGGGAATCGGCTATTCGAAAGTTGCCGATGGTGAGCAGGACTATGCAATGATGCGCAATATTGATGAATTCCGCTACCTTAACCGGCCAATCATGGTTGCCATCTCACGTAAGGGCTTTGGCAAGAAATTGTTTAATCTGCCAAAAGATGAGCGGCTGCCCGTTACGCTGATTGCGGAAACCTACATGTATCTGCATGGTGGTCGGGTCTTGCGAGTTCATGACATTGAAGAAACGCGTCAGCTGGTAAAAATGATCGATACGATTACGGCTGGGTATTGGCAGCGCGGCTGA
- a CDS encoding non-canonical purine NTP pyrophosphatase: MTTQSFVIATHNPAKQREIGQILEFYGARGIAYDQLTARQEFPAEGKRSYEENAAKKAQFISRLLPDQNVIADDSGLELKAFPQRFGIETARQLTPHFATKSDMNDGIIQLVNGHDRHFVMKTVIALARNGQVVQIAHGKLSGTIATAQHGNEGSGFDRILIPNGLDHTLAEMDFASWAAYCHRSRAVKNLLDLMEETSK; encoded by the coding sequence ATGACGACACAGAGTTTTGTAATTGCAACTCATAATCCAGCCAAGCAGCGTGAAATCGGTCAAATTCTGGAATTTTACGGCGCCCGTGGAATTGCCTACGATCAATTGACGGCGCGGCAAGAATTTCCAGCAGAAGGCAAGCGCAGCTACGAAGAAAACGCCGCTAAAAAAGCCCAGTTCATCAGCCGGCTGCTGCCTGATCAAAACGTGATTGCTGATGATTCTGGACTTGAATTGAAAGCTTTTCCGCAAAGGTTTGGGATTGAGACTGCGCGTCAGCTGACCCCGCATTTTGCCACCAAAAGCGATATGAATGATGGTATTATTCAATTGGTTAATGGTCACGATCGACATTTTGTCATGAAAACCGTAATTGCGCTGGCAAGAAATGGTCAGGTCGTTCAAATTGCTCATGGAAAATTGAGCGGAACGATTGCCACGGCTCAGCATGGTAATGAGGGTTCAGGATTTGACCGCATTCTGATTCCAAATGGCCTTGATCACACGCTGGCCGAGATGGATTTTGCCAGTTGGGCTGCCTATTGTCATCGCAGCCGTGCCGTTAAGAATCTTTTAGACCTAATGGAGGAAACATCGAAATGA